Proteins from a genomic interval of Macrobrachium nipponense isolate FS-2020 chromosome 28, ASM1510439v2, whole genome shotgun sequence:
- the LOC135201631 gene encoding solute carrier family 66 member 2-like, with translation MSEESWSDTLGWAFGQASALAMMFGGVAPYIPQYLDIKRSENTEGFSLYVCLVLLIANTLRILFWFGHWFELPLLFQSIIMNITMFMLIKLCVAIKNRGQIVHNKEHVFTDFDYDYFWEWTDVQSYIEFMLTFTTFGCLLMFIFIDTSIFVETVGFISVLTEALLAVPQFYKNFISKSTFGMSRKMVLMWLMGDTFKTIYFWQRSAPLQFFVCGCLQIGIDIAVLFQCLLYRKKKSHLIN, from the exons ATGTCTGAAGAAAGTTGGTCAGATACTTTAGGATGGGCCTTTGGCCAAGCTTCAGCTTTGGCCATGATGTTTGGAGGAGTGGCGCCATATATTCCCCAGTACCTAGATATAAAGCGTTCTGAAAATACCGAAGGGTTCTCCCTTTATGTGTGCCTGGTCCTCTTAATTGCGAACACACTGCGAATCTTGTTTTG GTTTGGTCATTGGTTTGAACTACCATTACTTTTCCAAAGCATCATTATGAATATAACAATGTTTATGCTTATAAAACTTTGTGTAGCGATCAAGAATAGAGGCCAAATTGTTCATAATAAAGAACATGTTTTTACAG aTTTTGACTATGACTATTTCTGGGAATGGACTGATGTTCAGTCCTATATAGAATTCATGCTGACATTCACTACTTTTGGATGTCTACTcatgttcatttttattgataCGTCCATATTTGTGGAGACTGTAGGATTCATATCAGTCTTGACAGAGGCCTTACTAGCTGTTCCGCAGTTTTATAAGAATTTTATATCGAAGTCAACATTTGGCATGAG CCGCAAGATGGTGTTGATGTGGCTAATGGGTGACACCTTCAAGACAATCTATTTCTGGCAGCGTTCAGCTCCTCTCCAGTTCTTTGTGTGTGGTTGCCTTCAAATAGGTATAGATATTGCTGTGCTATTCCAGTGTTtgctgtacagaaaaaaaaagtcgcatCTAATAAACTGA